The Terriglobales bacterium genome has a window encoding:
- a CDS encoding YncE family protein, translating to MMYSITMAKRYSSAGGVRNLIEIILGVILSALALSPHASAQKVTATLPVGSGPAALAVNPLTNKIYVANSNGSTMTVIDGATNQTSTITVGTHPYAVAVNQRTNRIYVANLDSENVTVIDGTTNNTATVSAGHFPDAVAVNPVTNKIYVANGGSSSVTVIDGATQTTTTVDVGGQPRAIAVNAATNRIFVANGHSDSVSVIDGATNHTKTVPVGTNPITVVANPRTNKIYVANNHMEKHTDNTVTVIDGRTNSATTLTVGHEPVAIAVNPVTNKVYVTNTHSNDVTIIDGATNQTNSVPAGSDPFAVAVNSATNKIYVANQFSNSVMVLDGRGKQGRTLDVGIHPQALAVNEATNKIYVVNYDGNTVTVIDGAGKSGLLKMQ from the coding sequence ATGATGTACTCCATAACGATGGCAAAACGTTACAGCAGCGCCGGCGGTGTCAGGAATCTGATCGAAATCATTTTGGGCGTAATTCTCTCCGCCCTTGCTCTCTCCCCGCATGCCAGCGCTCAGAAGGTGACGGCGACTCTGCCAGTCGGCAGCGGGCCTGCCGCCCTGGCGGTGAATCCTCTGACCAACAAGATTTATGTCGCCAATTCAAACGGTTCGACTATGACTGTCATCGATGGCGCCACCAACCAAACCAGCACAATCACGGTGGGAACCCATCCCTATGCTGTCGCCGTAAACCAGCGTACAAACAGGATTTATGTGGCGAATCTTGATAGCGAAAATGTTACCGTGATCGATGGAACAACCAATAACACCGCGACGGTGAGCGCTGGGCATTTTCCCGATGCGGTCGCGGTGAACCCGGTAACCAACAAAATTTATGTTGCCAATGGGGGAAGCTCCAGTGTGACCGTAATTGATGGTGCCACGCAAACCACCACTACAGTCGACGTAGGAGGGCAGCCGCGCGCGATTGCGGTGAATGCGGCAACCAATCGGATCTTTGTCGCCAATGGCCACAGTGACAGCGTGTCGGTAATCGATGGCGCCACCAACCACACCAAAACAGTCCCGGTAGGCACAAACCCAATTACAGTTGTGGCCAATCCTCGGACCAACAAGATCTATGTGGCCAATAATCATATGGAAAAGCACACCGACAATACAGTGACAGTTATTGACGGCAGAACCAATAGCGCCACCACGTTGACGGTAGGCCACGAGCCGGTTGCCATTGCAGTCAATCCGGTGACGAACAAAGTTTACGTAACCAACACCCACAGCAACGATGTGACGATTATTGATGGGGCCACGAACCAGACCAACAGCGTGCCGGCGGGGTCCGATCCATTCGCCGTCGCGGTCAATTCGGCGACCAACAAGATCTATGTGGCCAACCAATTTAGCAACAGCGTCATGGTACTGGATGGCCGCGGGAAGCAGGGCCGTACGCTCGATGTGGGAATACATCCGCAGGCGCTGGCGGTGAATGAGGCAACTAACAAGATTTATGTCGTGAATTACGACGGAAATACGGTGACAGTGATCGACGGAGCCGGGAAATCCGGTTTGCTGAAGATGCAATAG